One segment of Acidimicrobiales bacterium DNA contains the following:
- a CDS encoding alpha/beta hydrolase yields the protein MPTTEVNGHKIYYEDSGGPGTPVIFSHGFLMDHEMFAPQVQELSDEFRCITWDERGFGQTRVSAPFSYYDSAADCLGILDHLGIESAVLAGMSQGGFLSLRAALTAPNRVKALVLIDTEAGVEDPAARSGYDAMQDEWMANGPANVQEVVAGLILGGGVDPNPWYKKWADLPRDGFLFAYGCLVARDDISPRLGEITCPAIIFHGDGDKAIGMDRAEALRDGLANCQEIVVVKGAAHAGNLSHPDQVNQPLREFLRKYA from the coding sequence ATGCCAACGACAGAGGTCAACGGCCACAAGATCTACTACGAGGACTCCGGTGGCCCAGGTACACCGGTCATCTTCAGTCACGGGTTTCTTATGGACCACGAGATGTTCGCTCCGCAGGTTCAAGAGCTGTCGGACGAGTTCAGGTGCATCACGTGGGACGAGCGCGGATTCGGGCAGACCCGGGTGTCGGCACCGTTCTCCTACTACGACTCGGCCGCCGACTGCCTGGGAATCCTCGACCACCTCGGAATCGAGAGTGCCGTTCTCGCCGGGATGTCGCAGGGAGGCTTCCTCTCGCTACGGGCTGCTCTAACTGCACCGAACCGGGTCAAGGCCCTCGTGCTGATCGACACAGAGGCGGGGGTGGAAGATCCGGCGGCCCGGTCGGGGTACGACGCCATGCAGGACGAGTGGATGGCCAACGGCCCGGCCAACGTCCAAGAGGTGGTCGCCGGCCTCATCCTCGGAGGCGGGGTGGATCCGAACCCGTGGTATAAGAAGTGGGCCGACCTGCCCAGAGACGGGTTTCTGTTCGCCTACGGATGCCTTGTTGCACGCGATGACATCAGCCCGCGCTTGGGAGAGATCACCTGCCCGGCGATCATCTTTCACGGGGACGGCGACAAGGCGATCGGGATGGACCGGGCCGAGGCTTTGCGCGACGGCCTGGCCAACTGCCAGGAGATTGTCGTCGTCAAAGGGGCGGCACACGCCGGCAACCTGAGCCATCCCGACCAGGTAAACCAGCCGCTGCGCGAGTTCCTCCGGAAGTACGCCTGA